The Streptomyces sp. NBC_00459 DNA segment TCGCCGCCGTCACCGGTCGCCGGGAGCAGTCCCTCGGCCCGCAGCTCGGCGACGGTCGCGCCGAGCGAGATCCGGGCGGCGGCCTTCGCCAGCGGCACCGCGGTCGCCTTCGAGGTGAAGGGGACCGTACGGGACGCGCGCGGGTTGGCCTCCAGGACGTAGAGGATGTCGCCGGCCAGCGCGAACTGGATGTTGATCAGGCCCCGGACGCCCACCCCGCGCGCGATGGCCTCGGTCGAGGTCCGCAGCCGCTTGATGTCGAAGCCGCCCAGGGTGATCGGGGGCAGCGCGCACGCCGAGTCGCCGGAGTGGATGCCGGCCTCCTCGATGTGCTCCATGACGCCGCCGAGGTACAGCTCCTCGCCGTCGTACAGGGCGTCGACGTCGATCTCGATCGCGTCGTCGAGGAAGCGGTCGACCAGGACCGGCCGGGAGGGGCTGATCTCGGTCGACTCGGCGATGTAGGAGGACAGCCGGGTCTCGTCGTACACGATCTCCATGCCGCGTCCACCGAGGACGTACGACGGGCGTACGAGGACCGGATAGCCGATCTCGTCCGCGATCGCCTTGGCCTCGGCGAAGGTGGTCGCCGTGCCGTGCTTGGGGGCCGGGAGACCGGCCTCCGCGAGGACCCGGCCGAAGGCGCCCCGGTCCTCGGCGGCGTGGATGGCCTCGGGCGGGGTGCCCACGACCGGTACGCCGTTGTCCTTGAGGGCCTGCGCGAGGCCCAGCGGGGTCTGGCCGCCGAGCTGCACGATCACGCCCGCGATCGGGCCCGCCAGGGACTCCGCGTGGACGATCTCCAGCACGTCTTCCAGCGTCAGCGGCTCGAAGTACAGACGGTCGGAGGTGTCGTAGTCCGTGGAGACGGTCTCCGGGTTGCAGTTGACCATCACGGTCTCGTAGCCCGCGTCGCTCAGCGCGAAGGAGGCGTGGACACAGGAGTAGTCGAACTCGATGCCCTGGCCGATGCGGTTGGGGCCGGAGCCGAGGATGATGACGGCCGGCTTCTCGCGGCTCGCGACCTCGGTCTCCTCGTCGTACGAGGAGTAGAAGTACGGAGTCTTGGCCGCGAACTCGGCGGCGCACGTGTCGACCGTCTTGTACACCGGGCGTACGCCCAGCGCGTGCCGCACCTCGCGCACGACGTCCTCGCGCAGCCCCCGGATCTCACCGATCTGCTGGTCGGAGAAGCCGTGCCGCTTGGCCTCGGCCAGGAGTTCGGGATTCAGCCGCTCCGCCTCCGCCAGCTCGTCCGCGATCTCCTTGATCAGGAACAGCTGGTCGACGAACCACGGGTCGATCTTCGTGGCCTCGAAGACCTCCTCGGGCGTGGCGCCCGCGCGGATGGCCTGCATGACGGTGTTGACGCGCCCGTCGGTCGGCCGTACGGACTCCGCCAGCAGCTCGGCCTTGTCGCCGATCTCGCCGACGAACGTGAACTGGCTGCCCTTCTTCTCCAGCGACCGCAGCGCCTTCTGGAGGGCCTCGGTGAAGTTGCGGCCGATGGCCATGGCCTCGCCGACCGACTTCATGGTGGTCGTCAGCGTGGAGTCGGCGCTCGGGAACTTCTCGAACGCGAACCTCGGGGCCTTCACTACGACGTAGTCGAGCGTCGGTTCGAAGGACGCCGGGGTCTTCTCCGTGATGTCGTTCGGGATCTCGTCGAGGGTGTAGCCGACGGCCAGCTTTGCGGCGATCTTGGCGATCGGGAAGCCGGTCGCCTTCGACGCGAGGGCCGAGGAGCGCGACACGCGCGGGTTCATCTCGATGACGATGATGCGGCCGTCGTCCGGGTTGACCGCGAACTGGATGTTGCAGCCGCCGGTGTCGACCCCGACCTCGCGGATGATCGCGATGCCGATGTCGCGCAGGCGCTGGTACTCGCGGTCGGTCAGCGTCATCGAGGGCGCCACGGTGATCGAGTCACCGGTGTGCACGCCCATGGGGTCGAAGTTCTCGATGGAACAGACGACGACCACGTTGTCGTTCTTGTCGCGCATCAGCTCCAGCTCGTACTCCTTCCAGCCGAGGATGGACTCCTCCAGGAGCACCTCAGTGGTCGGAGACAGGGTCAGGCCCTGGCCGGCGATGCGGCGCAGTTCCTCCTCGTCGTGGGCGAAGCCGGAGCCGGCGCCGCCCATGGTGAAGGAGGGCCGGACGACGACGGGGTAGCCGCCGAGCGTGTCGACGCCCGCGATCACGTCGTCCATGGAGTGGCAGATGACCGACCGGGCGGACTCGCCGTGCCCGATCTTCGCGCGGACGGCCTCGACGACGCCCTTGAAGAGGTCGCGGTCCTCGCCCTTGTTGATCGCCTCGACGTTGGCGCCGATCAGCTCGACACCGTACTTCTCCAGCACACCCTGCTCGTGCATGGAGATCGCGGTGTTCAGGGCCGTCTGGCCGCCCAGGGTGGGCAGGAGGGCGTCCGGCCGCTCCTTGGCGATGATCTTCTCGACGAACTCGGGGGTGATCGGCTCGACATAGGTGGCGTCGGCGATCTCCGGGTCGGTCATGATCGTCGCCGGGTTGGAGTTGACCAGGATGACCCGGATGCCCTCGGCGCGCAGGATGCGGCACGCCTGGGTGCCGGAGTAGTCGAACTCGGCGGCCTGGCCGATGACGATCGGGCCGGAGCCGATGACCAGGACGGACTGGATATCGGTGCGCTTAGGCACGCTGGCCCTCCATCAGTGCGGTGAAGCGGTCGAACAGGTAGGCGGCGTCATGCGGGCCCGCAGCCGCTTCGGGGTGGTACTGGACGCTGAACGCGGGCCGGTCGAGCAGCTGGAGCCCTTCCACGACCTGGTCGTTCAGGCAGACGTGCGAGACCTCGGCGCGCCCGTAGGGCGTCTCGGAGACCCGGTCGAGCGGCGCGTCCACGGCGAAGCCGTGGTTGTGGGCGGTGACCTCGACCTTGCCCGTCGTACGGTCCTGCACGGGCTGGTTGATGCCCCGGTGCCCGTACTTCAGCTTGTACGTGCCGAAACCGAGCGCCCGTCCCAGGATCTGGTTGCCGAAGCAGATGCCGAAGAGCGGTGTGCCGCGCTCCAGGACTGCCTGCATGACGGCGACGGGGTGGTCGGCGGTGGCCGGGTCGCCCGGCCCGTTGGAGAAGAACACACCGTCGGGGTTCACGGCGTACACGTCCTCCACCGTCGCCGTGGCGGGCAGTACGTGCACCTCGATGCCGCGTTCGGCCATCCGGTGCGGAGTCATGCCCTTGATGCCGAGGTCGACGGCGGCGACGGTGAACTTCTTGGTGCCGATCGCGGGGACGACGTACGTCTCCTTGGTGGCGACCTCGGCCGAGAGGTCGGCGCCCTTCATCTCGGGGGCCTGGCGCACCTCGGCGAGCATGGTGCCGTCGTCGGGCAGCGCGTTGCCGGAGAAGATGCCGACGCGCATGGCGCCGCGCTCCCGCAGATGACGCGTCAACGCGCGCGTGTCGATGCCGGAGATGCCGACCACGCCCTGGTTGCGCAGTTCCTCGTCGAGGGAGCGCCGGGAGCGCCAGTTGGAGGGCACGCGCGCGGGGTCCCGTACGACATAGCCGGCGACCCAGATCCGCTGCGACTCGGGATCCTCGTCGTTGACGCCGGTGTTGCCGACGTGCGGGGCGGTCATCACGACCACCTGGCGGTGGTACGACGGATCGGTGAGGGTCTCCTGGTAGCCGGTCATACCGGTGGAGAAGACGGCCTCTCCGAAAGTCACCCCCACGGCCCCGTAGGCACGGCCGAGGAAGATCCGGCCGTCCTCCAGGACGAGTACGGCGGGAGTCTTCGTGGCTCCCCGGGTGGAGGTCGTCATCGTGCGCCTTCCGTTTCCGTCGTCTTGTTGATCATCTGGTTCAGGGTGCGGACCCACTCGTTGTGCTCGGCCGCGCGATCGGAGCGGAACCCGGAGTCGAGCAGCTTGCCGCCGTGCTCCCAGGTGACGACCAGCAGGCCGCCCTCGGTGAGGACCTTGCCCGCGATGCCCTTGTCGAGCCGAGCCTCGCGCAGTGCCTCCAGCGGGACGTAGAAGTCGGCCGCGCCGGGGCGTACGACGTCCAGTCCCGCGTCCGTCAGCGTGAGCTCGACCCGGCTGCGGGTGCCGAGACCGTGCGCCACGATGCGGTCCAGCCACTGACCGGCGGTGGTGGACCCGTGATAACGCCCGCTCATCGTCAGTCTGGCCGCACCGGGCTCGTCCGGCGCGGCAAGCAGCTCGGGCAGGTCGCCCTGGAGCGTGCCGCGCCACTTCCAGCCCTCGCGCATCAGCCAGTAGATGAGCGCGACGAAGAGCGCGAGCCCGACGAGCCAGCCCACCCGGGCGGCCCAGTCGGTCACCTCCGCCGACTTCTGTTCGGCGGCGACGTACGTCAAATGCGGCAGTGATGTCACGCGAGCTTCCCGTCGACGAGCGTGGCCTTGCCCCGGAGCCACGTGTGCGTGACACGGCCCGGCAGCTCACGGCCCTCGTACGGGGTGTTGCGGCTGCGGGAGGCGAAGCCCGCGGGGTCCACGGACCCACGGTATGCCGTGTCGACGAGCGTGAGGTTGGCGGGCTCACCTGCCGAGACGGGGCGGCCGTGGCCCGTCGCCCGCCCGATGCGCGCGGGGGCGAAGGACATGCGGTCGGCGACGGTCGCCCAGTCCAGCAGTCCGGTGTCCACCATCGTCTCCTGGACCACTGACAACGCGGTCTCCAGGCCGACCATGCCCATGGCGGCGGCGGCCCACTCGCAGTCCTTGTCCTCGTGCGGGTGCGGGGCGTGGTCGGTGGCGACGATGTCGATCGTGCCGTCGGCGAGCGCCTCGCGCAGGGCCAGCACATCGCGTTCGGTGCGCAGGGGCGGGTTGACCTTGTAGACCGGGTTGTACGTCCGGACCAGCTCGTCGGTGAGGAGGAGGTGGTGCGGGGTCACCTCGGCGGTGACGTCGATGCCCCGGGACTTGGCCCAGCGGATGATCTCGACGGATCCGGCGGTCGACAGGTGGCAGATGTGGACGCGGGAGCCGACGTGCTCGGCGAGCAGCACATCACGCGCGATGACCGACTCCTCGGCGACTGCGGGCCACCCACCGAGCCCCAGCTCGGCCGACACCACACCCTCGTTCATCTGGGCGCCCTCGGTCAGCCGCGGCTCCTGCGCATGCTGGGCGACGACCCCGCCGAAGGCCTTCACGTACTCCAGCGCCCGCCGCATGATCACGGCGTCGTCGACGCACTTGCCGTCGTCGGAGAAGACGGTGACACCGGCGGCCGACTCGTGCATGGCGCCCAGTTCGGCGAGCTTCTTGCCCTCCAGCCCGACGGTGACGGCCCCGATGGGCTGCACGTCGCAGTAGCCGTGCTCCTGCCCGAGCCGGTAGACCTGCTCGACCACACCTGCGGTGTCGGCCACCGGGAAGGTGTTGGCCATGGCGAACACGGCCGTGTAGCCGCCGCTCGCCGCCGCCCGGGTCCCGGTGAGCACGGTCTCGGAGTCCTCGCGCCCCGGCTCGCGCAGATGCGTGTGCAGGTCGACGAGCCCCGGCAGCAGCACCTTCCCCTCGGCCTCGACGACCTCGGCCCCCTCGGCGGACAGGCCCGCTCCGACTTCGGCGATGGTCCCGCCGTCGATCAGGACGTCCTGCGGCTCGCCGCCGAGCACCCGCGCACCACGAATAAGGATCTTGCCCATGTGTCTTACTTCTCCTCGGTACGGGTGTGGGTGACGGCGGGTTCGTTGCCGCCGAGCAGCAGATAGAGCACGGCCATCCGGATCGAGACACCGTTGGTGACCTGCTCGATGGCGGTGCAGCGCTCCGAGTCGGCGACCTCGGCGGTGATCTCCATACCGCGGACCATCGGCCCGGGGTGCATCACGATGGCGTGCTCCGGCATCCGCGCCATGCGGTCGCCGTCGAGGCCGTAGCGCCGCGAGTACTCGCGCTCGGTCGGGAAGAACGCGGCGTTCATGCGCTCGCGCTGGACGCGCAGCAGCATCACCGCGTCGGACTTCGGAAGGGTGCTGTCCAGGTCGTACGAGACCTCGCAGGGCCAGCTCTCGACTCCGACCGGCACCAGGGTCGGCGGCGCGACGAGGGTGACCTCGGCGCCCAGGGTGTGCAGCAGGTCGACGTTGGAGCGGGCGACGCGGCTGTGCAGGATGTCGCCGACCAGGGTGATGCGCTTGCCGGCGAGGTCCTGGCCGATGCCCGCGTCCCGGCCGACCAGTCGGCGCCGCATGGTGAAGGCGTCCAGCAAGGCCTGCGTCGGGTGCTGATGCGTCCCGTCGCCGGCGTTGATGACGACCGCGTCGATCCACCCGGAGGTGGCGAGCCGGTACGGGGCCCCGGAGGCGCCGTGGCGGATGACGACCGCGTCGACGCCCATGGCTTCGAGGGTCTGGGCGGTGTCCTTCAGGGACTCGCCCTTGGAGACGCTCGACCCCTTGGCGGTGAAGTTGATGACGTCCGCGGACAGGCGCTTCTCGGCGGCCTCGAAGGAGATCCGGGTCCGCGTCGAGTCCTCGAAGAAGAGGTTGACGACGGTACGGCCGCGCAGGGTCGGCAGTTTCTTGATCGGCCGGTCGGCGACCCGGGCCATCTCCTCGGCGGTGTCGAGGATCAGGACGGCGTCGTCGCGGGTGAGGTCGGCGGCCGAGATGAGATGACGCTGCATCTTTCAGGCTCCGTAAGGAAGTTCAGGAGATTCCGGGCAGGCAGGGCATCGCGAAGGTGCGTACGGCGCGGGGCCGCACGCGCGCGTGCTACTGCTGGGCGGTCTGCTTCACACCGAGCAGCACGGTGTCCCGACCGTCCTCCTCGGCGAGCTGGACCTTGACCGTCTCCCGCAACGACGTGGGGAGGTTCTTGCCGACGTAGTCGGCGCGGATGGGCAGTTCGCGGTGGCCTCGGTCGACGAGGACGGCGAGTTGCACCGCGCGCGGGCGCCCGAGGTCGTTCAGGGCGTCGAGGGCTGCGCGGATGGTGCGGCCGGAGAAGAGCACGTCGTCGACGAGGACGACCAGTCTGCCGTCGAGGCCGTCACCGGGGATGTCCGTGCGGGCCAGCGCACGCGGCGGGTGCATGCGCAGATCGTCGCGGTACATCGTGATGTCGAGCGAGCCGACCGGGATCTTGCGGTCGGTGATCTCGGCCAGCTTGGCGGCGAGCCGCTGGGCGAGGAAGACGCCCCGGGTCGGAATGCCGAGGAGCACCACGTCGTCGGCGCCCTTGGCGCGTTCGACGATCTCGTGGGCGATGCGGGTAAGCACCCGCGCGATGTCGGGGGCTTCCAGAACGGGCCGTGCGTCGGCCTCGTACTGCTGCTTGTCCTGCTCTGAGTCCATAAGAAACGGACCTCCTTCTCCGCCTCACAGGACGGATCATTAAAGGACGTCGGAATTGCGCCATCCACGGTACCAGTCCGCGCAACGCACCTGATCACCCCCCTGGTGTCAGGCGTCACCCGACTGCCGTAACCGCACGTCGCCCCGCATGGGAGGGCTGGGCGGGACCGTTCGGCTTGACGGGGGAGAGTAACGCTGCGTAACCTCACAGTGAGTCACCAGCCGCGCGGCTCGTCCGCACGTCGACACTGTGTCCGGGAGCTATATGTCCAGCGAATACGCCAAACAGCTCGGGGCCAAGCTCCGGGCGATCCGCACCCAGCAGGGCCTTTCCCTCCACGGTGTCGAGGAGAAGTCCCAGGGACGCTGGAAGGCGGTCGTGGTCGGTTCGTACGAGCGCGGCGATCGTGCCGTGACCGTGCAGCGCCTCGCCGAGCTGGCGGATTTCTACGGGGTTCCGGTGCAGGAGCTGCTGCCGGGCACCACGCCGGGCGGAGCCGCCGAGCCGCCGCCGAAGCTCGTCCTCGACCTTGAGCGGCTGGCCCATGTGCCGGCCGAGAAGGCGGGCCCCCTTCAGCGCTACGCCGCGACGATCCAGTCCCAGCGCGGTGACTACAACGGCAAGGTGCTGTCGATCCGCCAGGACGACCTGCGCACGCTCGCCGTCATCTACGACCAGTCGCCCTCGGTCCTGACCGAACAGCTGATCAGCTGGGGTGTCCTGGACGCGGACGCGCGCCGCGCCGTCGCCCACGAGGAGGGCTGAGTCCGACGGCTTCCAGCCGTTGAGCAGAAACGTGCCGCCGGGGTGGCCGGAACCTATGGGTTCCGGCCACCCCGGCGGCGTTTTACGGGCCCGGAGGGCCCCAGGGGTACCGGCAGATGAACGCCGGAGGGCCCACAGCGTGTCGCTGTGGGCCCTCCGGCGAGGTCCGCGCCAAGGGGCGCGGGGAACTGCGCGACCAGCCACAGGCGGCCCGCAGATCACATACGACCGCAGTTCCCCGGCGTATCCAGCGGAGCTACTCGCGGCGCAGCGTGGACTTCAGGTCCTTGAACCGGCCCAGGAGCCCGTTGACGAACGAGGGCGACTCGTCCGTGGAGAACTCCTTCGCCAGCTGCACCATCTCGTCGAGGACGACGGCGTCCGGGGTCTCGTCGACCCAGATCAGCTCGTAGGCACCGAGGCGCAGGATGTTGCGGTCGACGACCGGCATCCTGTCGAGCGTCCAGCCGACCGAGTACTGCGAGATCAGCTCGTCGATGCGCTGCGCGTGCTGCGCGTAGCCCTCGACGAGCTCCATCGTGTACTCGCTGACCGGGGGCTGGCGGGTGTCGGCCCGGGAGAGCCGGATCCAGTCCCCGAGGACCGTCTGGACATCGGCTCCGCGCTGGTCGCCTTCGAAGAGGATCTGGAAGGCACGCTTGCGGGCCGTGTTGCGGGCAGCCACGGTTAGCTGTTCACCCGGCCGAGGTAGTCGCTCGTACGGGTGTCGACCTTGATCTTCTCACCGGTGGTGATGAAGAGCGGGACCTGGATCTGGTGGCCCGTCTCCAGCGTGGCCGGCTTGGTGCCGCCCGTGGAGCGGTCGCCCTGGACGCCCGGCTCGGTCTCCTGGACGACGAGCTCGACGGCGGCCGGCAGCTCGACGAAGAGCACCTCGCCCTCGTGCTGCGCGACCGTGGCGGTGAAGCCCTCGATCAGGAAGTTGGCGGCGTCGGCGACGGCCTTGCGGTCCACCATGAGCTGGTCGTACGTCTCCATGTCCATGAAGACGAAGTACTCGCCGTCCATGTAGGAGAACTGCATGTCGCGCTTGTCGACAGTGGCCGTCTCGACCTTGACGCCGGCGTTGAACGTCTTGTCGACGACCTTGCCGGAGAGCACGTTCTTGAGCTTGGTGCGCACGAAGGCAGGGCCCTTGCCGGGCTTGACGTGCTGGAACTCGACGACGGACCAGAGCTGGCCCCCGTCGAGCTTGAGCACCAGGCCGTTCTTGAGGTCGTTCGTGGAAGCCACGGTTGCGGAATCTCCTGGACTGACGTGGACGACCCCGGGGCAGACGCGACAGCTCGAAGCTAGAGCGCGAGCAGTTCCTTGGTCGTGATGGTGAGTAGCTCGGGTCCGCCGTCCGCCTCAGGGCGTACGACGAGCGTGTCATCGATCCGGACACCGCCCCGGCCCGGGAGGTGGACCCCCGGTTCGACGGTGACCGGCACGCAAGCGTCCAGTTTACCCATGGCTGCGGGGCCGAGCTGCGGGTCCTCGTCGATTTCGAGCCCGACACCGTGTCCGACGAGCTCCGGAAGGCGGTCCGCGTACCCCGCGGAGTCCAGTACCTGGCGGGCCGCGCGGTCCACGTCACGGTAGGCGGCGCCCGGTGCCAGGGCCTCGCGCCCAGCGCGCTGGGCTGCGAAGACGAGGTCGTAGAGCTCGATCTGCCAGTCGGCCGGCGAGGTCCCGATGACGAACGTGCGGCCGATCTCACAACGGTATCCGCGGTAGACGGCGCCGAGACAAACAGAGAGGAAGTCTCCTTCCTCCACACGCCGATCTGTGGGCCGATGCCCCCGGCGGCCGGAATGGGGCCCGGTGGCGACAGCGGTCGCGAAGGCGGGGCCGTCGGCGCCGTGATCGACGAGCCGCCGCTCCAGTTCCAGGGCGAGATGTCTCTCCGTACGCCCGACGAGAATGGACTCCAGCAGCTCGCCGAGCGCCTGGTCGGTGATCTCGGCGGCGATCCGCAGACAGGCGATCTCCTCCTCGTCCTTGACCAGGCGGAGCTGTTCGACGGCGCCACCGAGATCGGCGAGACGCAGCCGGGGCGCGACCGAGCCGATGGCGCGATGCCGGGCCACGGTCAGATGGTGCTCCTCGACGGCGAGCGACTCGGTCCCCTGGGCGGCGGCGAGATCGGCGGCTGCGACCGCCGGATCGCCGCCGGGCGCGGACAGCACGTGCACACGCAGGGCCTCGTCAGGACGGCTGCCCTCGGGGGGCCGGTCGTCCTCGGGCCCCGCACACACGAGCAGGTCCTCACGCTTTCCCAGCAGCAGGACGGCTCCCTGGGGAGCCGCGCCTGCGAGATACCGCACATTGGCGGCGCGGGAGACCAGCGCTCCCGCACTGCCGCCCGCGTGACACTGCTCCCGAAGCCGCGCTCTGCGCGCCGCGTACGCCTCTGACATGCCCCGAGCGTAGGAGCGCGGACGGCTTCCCGCCGGTCGGAGAGGGCCGAGTGGGCGGTGGCCGCAGACCTTCTCGCCCCCGCCGCCCCTACCCGTCCCGTCCTTCTGGGGCTCCGTCCCAGACCCCGCTCCTCAAACGCCGGAGAGGCCGGCATACCAGCCCGTCCGGCGTTTGAGGACGAGGCCGTTCAGGCCGAGGCGGGGGGCTGGGGGCGGCAGCCCCCAGGGACGGGACAGGTAGGGGCGGCGGGGGCGGGCCACTCGTTCGGCCCACCCGGACCCGCCTGGCACCGCTCAGTCCCCGACAGGCGCACGCCCGACGCAAGGCGTATCCTGACCCGCTTCCCGGACTACCACTTGGGCGGGCTGGCCAGCAGTCGCGTGAGGACGTCGTCCAGGACCCGGGCCGTCGCCGGTACGTCGAGTTGGGAGTTGTCGATGATCGGGAGGCCGGAGCCGTACCAGCCCGCCATCCGGCCGTGGATACGGGCGACCTCCTCGTCGGCGAGGCGGCGGTTGCCGGAGCGCTCGGCGTTGCGCTCCAGAACGATCTCCAGGCCGGGCAGCAGCACGACCGGCAACAGGCCCGGCCCGACATGCCGCTTCCAGCCGCCCAGGCCGACGACCGGGCGGTCGGGGAAGACCGCGTCGTCGAGGATGCACGAGATGCCGTTGGCCAGGAAGTTGCGCGCGGCGAAGCCGCAGGTGCGGCGGGCGAGACGGTACTGCGCCTCGGAATGGTCGTTCCACCCCGACTGCGGGTCGGCGAAGCCCGAGCGGACCCATTCGCGTACGTCGTCGAGGCTGATGTGCGCGGTGGGCACCCGGCGATGGTCCGCCCAGTACTTGGCGACGCTCGTCTTCCCGGCGCCGGCCGGGCCGATCAGCAGCACGGCGAGGGGCGCGGAGGCCGGGTCGACGGCGCCCGTGGCGGGCGGCGGGCCCGGCGCCGGGACGAAGTCGCCCTGCGGCAGCCGCATATGGCCGGTGGTGTCGGGCGTGGGCGGCACCGGGGCATGCTGAGGAACGGGCGCGTGCTGCGGTACGGGCGGATGCTGGGCCTGCTGACCCGGCCCCGAGGGGACTCCCCCGGTATAGAGCGGGGCCGGAGCCGGTGGCCGGGTCGGGGGTGCGGAACCCGGGTGCGCGCCCGGGTGTTGCTGCCCCGCGTGCGGGACTGCCGACGACCAGTCGGCGCCCGGTCCTTGCCCCGGCTGGTGGGGCGGCGGCAGCGGAGACCCCACTGCGTCCTGCATCCGGTGCCACTCCATCTCGTACAGGCGATTGGCGCTGGCCGGCGGGGCACGGACCCCGCTCGCCACCGAACGGTACCGTCCCGGGCCGCCGTTTGGTGAACGGCCCGGGACGGCCCGAAGTGCCCGTCGCCACAGGCAAATCGGGCCAAGCGCCCGAGGCGGGAGCTACTCCCCCACTTCGCCGTAGGCGGCGAGGAGGACCGCCGGGTCGGGTCCCT contains these protein-coding regions:
- a CDS encoding aspartate carbamoyltransferase catalytic subunit translates to MQRHLISAADLTRDDAVLILDTAEEMARVADRPIKKLPTLRGRTVVNLFFEDSTRTRISFEAAEKRLSADVINFTAKGSSVSKGESLKDTAQTLEAMGVDAVVIRHGASGAPYRLATSGWIDAVVINAGDGTHQHPTQALLDAFTMRRRLVGRDAGIGQDLAGKRITLVGDILHSRVARSNVDLLHTLGAEVTLVAPPTLVPVGVESWPCEVSYDLDSTLPKSDAVMLLRVQRERMNAAFFPTEREYSRRYGLDGDRMARMPEHAIVMHPGPMVRGMEITAEVADSERCTAIEQVTNGVSIRMAVLYLLLGGNEPAVTHTRTEEK
- the bldD gene encoding transcriptional regulator BldD, which produces MSSEYAKQLGAKLRAIRTQQGLSLHGVEEKSQGRWKAVVVGSYERGDRAVTVQRLAELADFYGVPVQELLPGTTPGGAAEPPPKLVLDLERLAHVPAEKAGPLQRYAATIQSQRGDYNGKVLSIRQDDLRTLAVIYDQSPSVLTEQLISWGVLDADARRAVAHEEG
- a CDS encoding dihydroorotase, which encodes MGKILIRGARVLGGEPQDVLIDGGTIAEVGAGLSAEGAEVVEAEGKVLLPGLVDLHTHLREPGREDSETVLTGTRAAASGGYTAVFAMANTFPVADTAGVVEQVYRLGQEHGYCDVQPIGAVTVGLEGKKLAELGAMHESAAGVTVFSDDGKCVDDAVIMRRALEYVKAFGGVVAQHAQEPRLTEGAQMNEGVVSAELGLGGWPAVAEESVIARDVLLAEHVGSRVHICHLSTAGSVEIIRWAKSRGIDVTAEVTPHHLLLTDELVRTYNPVYKVNPPLRTERDVLALREALADGTIDIVATDHAPHPHEDKDCEWAAAAMGMVGLETALSVVQETMVDTGLLDWATVADRMSFAPARIGRATGHGRPVSAGEPANLTLVDTAYRGSVDPAGFASRSRNTPYEGRELPGRVTHTWLRGKATLVDGKLA
- the carA gene encoding glutamine-hydrolyzing carbamoyl-phosphate synthase small subunit, producing MTTSTRGATKTPAVLVLEDGRIFLGRAYGAVGVTFGEAVFSTGMTGYQETLTDPSYHRQVVVMTAPHVGNTGVNDEDPESQRIWVAGYVVRDPARVPSNWRSRRSLDEELRNQGVVGISGIDTRALTRHLRERGAMRVGIFSGNALPDDGTMLAEVRQAPEMKGADLSAEVATKETYVVPAIGTKKFTVAAVDLGIKGMTPHRMAERGIEVHVLPATATVEDVYAVNPDGVFFSNGPGDPATADHPVAVMQAVLERGTPLFGICFGNQILGRALGFGTYKLKYGHRGINQPVQDRTTGKVEVTAHNHGFAVDAPLDRVSETPYGRAEVSHVCLNDQVVEGLQLLDRPAFSVQYHPEAAAGPHDAAYLFDRFTALMEGQRA
- the pyrR gene encoding bifunctional pyr operon transcriptional regulator/uracil phosphoribosyltransferase PyrR; its protein translation is MDSEQDKQQYEADARPVLEAPDIARVLTRIAHEIVERAKGADDVVLLGIPTRGVFLAQRLAAKLAEITDRKIPVGSLDITMYRDDLRMHPPRALARTDIPGDGLDGRLVVLVDDVLFSGRTIRAALDALNDLGRPRAVQLAVLVDRGHRELPIRADYVGKNLPTSLRETVKVQLAEEDGRDTVLLGVKQTAQQ
- the efp gene encoding elongation factor P; translated protein: MASTNDLKNGLVLKLDGGQLWSVVEFQHVKPGKGPAFVRTKLKNVLSGKVVDKTFNAGVKVETATVDKRDMQFSYMDGEYFVFMDMETYDQLMVDRKAVADAANFLIEGFTATVAQHEGEVLFVELPAAVELVVQETEPGVQGDRSTGGTKPATLETGHQIQVPLFITTGEKIKVDTRTSDYLGRVNS
- a CDS encoding PH-like domain-containing protein — encoded protein: MTSLPHLTYVAAEQKSAEVTDWAARVGWLVGLALFVALIYWLMREGWKWRGTLQGDLPELLAAPDEPGAARLTMSGRYHGSTTAGQWLDRIVAHGLGTRSRVELTLTDAGLDVVRPGAADFYVPLEALREARLDKGIAGKVLTEGGLLVVTWEHGGKLLDSGFRSDRAAEHNEWVRTLNQMINKTTETEGAR
- the nusB gene encoding transcription antitermination factor NusB, which gives rise to MAARNTARKRAFQILFEGDQRGADVQTVLGDWIRLSRADTRQPPVSEYTMELVEGYAQHAQRIDELISQYSVGWTLDRMPVVDRNILRLGAYELIWVDETPDAVVLDEMVQLAKEFSTDESPSFVNGLLGRFKDLKSTLRRE
- the carB gene encoding carbamoyl-phosphate synthase large subunit, whose product is MPKRTDIQSVLVIGSGPIVIGQAAEFDYSGTQACRILRAEGIRVILVNSNPATIMTDPEIADATYVEPITPEFVEKIIAKERPDALLPTLGGQTALNTAISMHEQGVLEKYGVELIGANVEAINKGEDRDLFKGVVEAVRAKIGHGESARSVICHSMDDVIAGVDTLGGYPVVVRPSFTMGGAGSGFAHDEEELRRIAGQGLTLSPTTEVLLEESILGWKEYELELMRDKNDNVVVVCSIENFDPMGVHTGDSITVAPSMTLTDREYQRLRDIGIAIIREVGVDTGGCNIQFAVNPDDGRIIVIEMNPRVSRSSALASKATGFPIAKIAAKLAVGYTLDEIPNDITEKTPASFEPTLDYVVVKAPRFAFEKFPSADSTLTTTMKSVGEAMAIGRNFTEALQKALRSLEKKGSQFTFVGEIGDKAELLAESVRPTDGRVNTVMQAIRAGATPEEVFEATKIDPWFVDQLFLIKEIADELAEAERLNPELLAEAKRHGFSDQQIGEIRGLREDVVREVRHALGVRPVYKTVDTCAAEFAAKTPYFYSSYDEETEVASREKPAVIILGSGPNRIGQGIEFDYSCVHASFALSDAGYETVMVNCNPETVSTDYDTSDRLYFEPLTLEDVLEIVHAESLAGPIAGVIVQLGGQTPLGLAQALKDNGVPVVGTPPEAIHAAEDRGAFGRVLAEAGLPAPKHGTATTFAEAKAIADEIGYPVLVRPSYVLGGRGMEIVYDETRLSSYIAESTEISPSRPVLVDRFLDDAIEIDVDALYDGEELYLGGVMEHIEEAGIHSGDSACALPPITLGGFDIKRLRTSTEAIARGVGVRGLINIQFALAGDILYVLEANPRASRTVPFTSKATAVPLAKAAARISLGATVAELRAEGLLPATGDGGELPLDAPISVKEAVMPWNRFRDTSGRGVDTVLGPEMRSTGEVMGIDSVFGTAYAKSQAGAYGPLPTKGRAFISVANRDKRSMIFPARELVAHGFELLATSGTAEVLRRNGLNAKVVRKQNEGTGPNGEKTIVQLIHDGEVDLIVNTPYGTGGRLDGYEIRTAAVARSVPCLTTVQALAAAVQGIDALNRGDVGVRSLQEHAEHLTAARD